The Pseudomonas sp. KU26590 genomic sequence TGTGCTTGCGCAGCGCTTCGCCAAACAGACGAATCAGCTCGCCGCGACGAGGCGCAGGCACTTTGCGCCACGCTTCGAAGGCGTGGTCGGCGCGGGTAATGCGCTGCTCGACTTCGGCGGCGCTTTCCCAGCTCACCGACGCAACCTGGCTGCCATCGATCGGCGTGTGAACAGGCTTGTCGCCCTGTTGATAAAGCGCGGCATCGACACCGAGTCGGGTAAGCAGGTCGTTGAGCATGGTTTCTCCTGAAACTGATCGTAAGCGCAAAAGCGGAATGCCAAATATTGGTTATTTCGTCAGCCTCTAGTAATAGCTGGCCGGCGACACTGCAACAAACGACGATTAAGCGAGATATCATTCCGTTTTTTCATGCTGACGCTGAACGAGCCGAATATGCTGAGCAAACGCCATCTCCCGTCGGTCACCGCGCTGCAATGTTTTGAAGCGGTGACCCGTCACCTGAGTTTCACCCGTGCGGCCGAGGAGCTGAACCTCACCCAGAGCGCCGTCAGCAAGCAGGTCGCCCAGTTGGAAGAATTGGTGCAGCACCTGTTGTTCCGCAGGGTTCGTCGGCGCCTGCAACTGACGCCAGCGGGCGCGCTGTACTTGGGCGAGGTGCGCAAAGTGCTCTCGCAGATGGAGATGTCGACGCACTTCCTGCGTTCCTACGGCGGCGAAACCGAAGTCCTGCGCGTGTCGACGCCCTCGACCTTCGGCGCCCGCTGGCTGGTGCCGCGACTCAAGGGCTGGCGCTTGCGCCATCCGCATATTCATCTGGATTTGGTCAACGAGCAGGAAAGCGATGACCTGGCCCAGAGCCGCTGCGACCTGTCATTCTATTTCGGCGGTGGTGCCCGGCCTGGTGCCGAGAGCGTGAAGCTGTTCAGTGAAGAGCTGATTCCTGTCTGCGCCCCCGGCAGCCTGCCCGACGAACCCTTCACCGATCCTACGCAGCTGACCGATCTGGTCCTGCTGCAAAACGCGCATCGGCCCCAGGCCTGGCATGACTGGTTCGACAGTCAGGGTTACCAGACCGAGCACAGCTATCACGGCCCGCGCTTCGAAACGATCTATATGTGCATCCGCGCGGCGCAAGTGGGCTGCGGCGTCGCGCTGCTGCCCCGGTTTCTGGTTGAGGAAGAGCTGGCGGACGGCAAGCTCATCATCCCCTGGCAACACGCCCTCCCCAGCCAGGATGCGTATTACCTGGCATACCCCGAGCACGCGGCCGAAGTGCCGAAGATTCGCGTGTTTGTGGAATGGATGCTCGAGCAGCTCAACGAGCCAACGCCTCAGTGACAGCTTCCCGGCTAAAGCCGGTCCCACAGTTAGCGTTTCCACCAGCCCCACTGGATGCACGCAAGGCTTTTAGTGGGACCGGCTTCAGCCGGGAAGAGGCCCGTTTGCTCACCATCAAATCTGGGGTGTGACGACTGACGCCTTCCCGGCTAAAGCCAGTCCCACGATCGCTGAAACATTTCTGCCCCTCTTCCACGACGACTGGCATTATGTCGGCCATCGTCAATAACAAACCGGACGTACCGCCCCAGCGCTACCGCAAGGTTGTATGCGACACCCAATTGAATCCCGGGCCGCACCTTGGCGGCCGCTGCTGGCTGGAGCGACACAATGAGTGAGAGCGCTTTCGCGGACCGCATCGTGCAGAACCTGCTCGATACCGACCTCTATAAGCTGAGCATGATGCAGGCTGTGCTTCACAACTACCCCAACGTCGAAGTGGAGTGGGAGTTTCGCTGCCGCAACGGTGAAGACCTCAGGCCGTATCTGGCCGAGATCCGCCATCAGATCGAGCAGCTCTGCGACCTGTCGCTGAGCGTCGAGGAGACCGGTTTCCTCGAACGCATCAACTTTATGAAGCCCGACTTCCTGCGTTTTCTCGGGCTGTTCCGCTTCAATCTGCGCTATGTCCAGACCACCATCGAAAACGACGAGCTGTGCATCCGCCTGTCCGGCCCCTGGCTGCACGTTATCCTCTTCGAAGTGCCCGTCCTGGCCATCGTCAGCGAAGTGCGCAACCGACACAGCAACCCGGAAACCTTGCTCACCCAGGCCCGCGATCAGCTGTACCGCAAGTTCGACTGGCTGACCGCAACCGCCACCGCCGATGAACTGGCGGAACTGAAAGTCGCCGACTTCGGCACGCGCCGGCGGTTCTCCTTTGCGGTGCAGGAAGATGTCGTTTCAGTGCTGAAAAAGGATTTCCCCGGTCAGTTCGTCGGCACCAGCAACGTGCATCTGGCGCGCAAGTTCGACCTCAAACCCCTCGGCACCATGGCCCACGAATGGATCATGGCCCATCAGCAACTCGGCCCGCGTCTGATCGACAGCCAGATTGCAGCGCTCGACTGCTGGGTGCGCGAGTACCGCGGCCTGCTGGGTATTGCGCTGACGGACTGCATCACCACCAATGCCTTCCTCGGCGACTTCGACCTGTTCTTCGCCAAGCTCTTCGACGGCCTGCGCCACGACTCGGGCGATCCTGTGCAGTGGGCCGAAAAATGCATTCGGCACTATCAGAAGCTCGGTATCGAGCCGATGAGCAAAACGCTGGTGTTCTCCGACGGGTTGAATCTGCCCAAGGCGCTGGAAATATTCCGCGCGCTGCGGGGTCGCATCAATGTCAGTTTCGGGATCGGCACCAACCTGACCGCTGACATCCCGGGGATCAAGCCGATGAACATTGTGCTGAAAATGACCGCCTGCGCCGGCCAGCCCGTGGCCAAGATTTCCGACGAGCCCGGCAAAACCCAGTGCAAGGACCCGGAGTTCGTGTCCTACCTGCGCCACGTATTCAAGGTGCCAGCCTGAGTCGAGCACCGACCGACGCCCTTTTTTCATGCCATTCCTTTTTTGCTCAAGGAGTCAATCATGCAAGACGTACAGCGCGAGATCGCCCGGCAGCTCAACGTCCAGCCGCCTTTCGCCAATGACGAAGCGCTGCAGGCGGAAGTCAGCCGCCGCGTGCAATTCATCAAGGACTGCCTGCACAACGCCCGTCTGAAGGTATTGGTGCTGGGCATCAGTGGTGGCGTTGATTCGCTGACAGCGGGTTTGATGGCCCAACGCGCCATTCGCGAGCTGCGTGAAAGCACCGGCGACCATGCCTACACGTTCGTCGCCGTGCGCCTGCCGTACCACATCCAGCACGACGAACACGAAGCCACGGCATCGGTGGATTTCATCAACCCGGACGAGCGTCACACGGTGGACATCGCACCCTCAGTGAAAGCGCTGGTTGATCAGATAAAGGCGTTCGAGGGCCAGCCGGCCAGTACCGTGGATTTCGTCAAAGGCAACATCAAGGCCCGGGCGCGGATGGTTGCCCAGTACGCCATTGCTGGCGTGAAAGGCGGGCTGGTCATCGGCACCGACCATGCGGCTGAAGCGGTCATGGGCTTCTACACCAAGTTTGGCGACGGCGCCTGCGACTTGGCGCCGTTGAGCGGTCTGGTGAAGAACCAGGTCCGCGCGATCGCCCGCAGCTTCGGCGCGCCGCAAAACCTCGTCGAAAAAGTCCCCACCGCCGACCTCGAAGAACTGGTCCCCGGCAAACCGGACGAAGCGGCACACGGCATCAGCTACGCAGAGATCGATGCCTTCCTGCACGGCGAGCCGGTCAAACAGGAAACCGCCGAGATCATTGTCAGCACTTACCGCAAGACCCAACACAAACGGGATCTGCCGTACGCGCCGTAATCCTTCCGGGAACGGAAGCGCGCCTTTGGGCTGTGAATCCAGTCGCTTAAGCGCATGCAAATCCTGTAGGAGCGCGCTTGCCCGCGAAAGCGTTTTGTCAGTCGCCATGTGCATAACTGACCCAACTCACTCGCGGGCAAGCGCGCTCCTACAGTGATTCACGCGATCCGCAGCGCAGTTCGAACGGCGCTGCATTCAAAAAAGGAATGAACCCGTTATTTCTTTTCGCTTGATGGCGCTCGCCATCACGGCTTACATAGCGCTCTGACTTTCCCGCCCAGAGCCGCTATCCATGACTGCTTTCCAAGGCCTCTTCACCCTCGTTGCGTCCACCGTCGGCAAGCCCGCTGCCGAATGGCTTGAACATCGCGTCGAGGTGCCGCAGGCGCTGGGCGGTTTTTCATGGTCTGATGAGGCGGTCCATCGGGTCTGGCTCGCCGAAGCGTTGAACCTGTGCCTGTTCCACAAGTTGGTAGAGGCCGTGCCCGACGGGCTTCGTTATGTGGATGAGCAGTTCGAGGCCGGCCGTAAGGTGGTGTTTGATCATGGCGCCATCCGCACCGTCGATTGGGCAGGCAACGGCGAATTACCGCGCGGTCGTCAGGCCTTCTCGCGCCTGCTGGAGCCGCTGGGCTTCACCGATGTGCGCACCTATCCGCTGACCAAACTGAACATGACCGGCTGGGGCTATCGCCAGATGGACCTGCCCGAAGACATCGCGCAGTTCTTCGTTTCCGAGCTGCATCCCGGGCGTCTCAGCCAGGGGTTTCAAGACGCTGTCAGCCGTGTCGTCGGTTCGAGCCGTGACCCGCTGAGCCCTGAAGACCTGAGCGTGCTGAATCGCCTGCGCACCACCCGGCATTGCAGCCTGGCGGAAGCCACGCGCCTGCTGCCGGCGCTGTATCGCGCGTTTGGCCGCCAGCACGGCGTCGTCCGGGAAGATGACTATCACCAACTGCTGAGCGAAAGCGCGGAAATGGCGTGGATCGCCACCGAGGGCAACAGCTTCAATCACTTGACCGATCGAGTGGTGGATCTGGAAGCGACAGTGGCAGAGCAGAATCGGCGCGAGCGGCCGATGAAGGACAGCATCGAGGTGTCAGGTTCGGGAAGGGTCATGCAGACCGCGTACAAGGCCTGCACGGTGAGCCGAGGGCTGTTGAATGCCGAGGGCGTCGTGGTGGCGCACAAGGTGCCAGGCTCATTCGTGGAGTTCATTCAGCGCAAGATCGACCCTGACAACGGCAAGATCGATCTCAACTTCGACAGCAGCAACGCGCAGGGCATCTTCAAGATGACCGACTCGAAGCAGGGTTAGCGGTCACTTCAATGTGACGGTGCCTTTCATCATGCCGATGTGACCCGGAAACGAGCAGAAGAAGCCGTATTTCTCGGCCGGGTCTAGCTTGGAGACGTCGAACGTGACCGAATCCTTCTCGCCTCCGCCGATCACTTTGGTGTGGGCAATAACGCGCGCGTCACCGTCCTTCAGATAATCCTTATCGATGCCGACGCTCATGCCGTCTGTTGCGATCTGCGACATGTCATCGTATTTGCTGATGACCAGGTTGTGCCCCATGACGACCTTCGGCAGGCTGCCGGAGTGTTTCAGGTTGACGGTGAACTGCTTGCAGCTCTTGTCGATTTCGATCGCCTTGGTGGTGAACGTCATCTGGTCGGTGGAATCGACTTCGACCGAGCATTCGGCCGCCAGCAGGTGCCCACTGGCCAAAATCAGAACGGATGCAGCGACAAGCTTGCGAAT encodes the following:
- a CDS encoding LysR family transcriptional regulator, whose protein sequence is MLSKRHLPSVTALQCFEAVTRHLSFTRAAEELNLTQSAVSKQVAQLEELVQHLLFRRVRRRLQLTPAGALYLGEVRKVLSQMEMSTHFLRSYGGETEVLRVSTPSTFGARWLVPRLKGWRLRHPHIHLDLVNEQESDDLAQSRCDLSFYFGGGARPGAESVKLFSEELIPVCAPGSLPDEPFTDPTQLTDLVLLQNAHRPQAWHDWFDSQGYQTEHSYHGPRFETIYMCIRAAQVGCGVALLPRFLVEEELADGKLIIPWQHALPSQDAYYLAYPEHAAEVPKIRVFVEWMLEQLNEPTPQ
- the pncB gene encoding nicotinate phosphoribosyltransferase, with protein sequence MSESAFADRIVQNLLDTDLYKLSMMQAVLHNYPNVEVEWEFRCRNGEDLRPYLAEIRHQIEQLCDLSLSVEETGFLERINFMKPDFLRFLGLFRFNLRYVQTTIENDELCIRLSGPWLHVILFEVPVLAIVSEVRNRHSNPETLLTQARDQLYRKFDWLTATATADELAELKVADFGTRRRFSFAVQEDVVSVLKKDFPGQFVGTSNVHLARKFDLKPLGTMAHEWIMAHQQLGPRLIDSQIAALDCWVREYRGLLGIALTDCITTNAFLGDFDLFFAKLFDGLRHDSGDPVQWAEKCIRHYQKLGIEPMSKTLVFSDGLNLPKALEIFRALRGRINVSFGIGTNLTADIPGIKPMNIVLKMTACAGQPVAKISDEPGKTQCKDPEFVSYLRHVFKVPA
- the nadE gene encoding ammonia-dependent NAD(+) synthetase translates to MQDVQREIARQLNVQPPFANDEALQAEVSRRVQFIKDCLHNARLKVLVLGISGGVDSLTAGLMAQRAIRELRESTGDHAYTFVAVRLPYHIQHDEHEATASVDFINPDERHTVDIAPSVKALVDQIKAFEGQPASTVDFVKGNIKARARMVAQYAIAGVKGGLVIGTDHAAEAVMGFYTKFGDGACDLAPLSGLVKNQVRAIARSFGAPQNLVEKVPTADLEELVPGKPDEAAHGISYAEIDAFLHGEPVKQETAEIIVSTYRKTQHKRDLPYAP
- a CDS encoding DUF1338 domain-containing protein — translated: MTAFQGLFTLVASTVGKPAAEWLEHRVEVPQALGGFSWSDEAVHRVWLAEALNLCLFHKLVEAVPDGLRYVDEQFEAGRKVVFDHGAIRTVDWAGNGELPRGRQAFSRLLEPLGFTDVRTYPLTKLNMTGWGYRQMDLPEDIAQFFVSELHPGRLSQGFQDAVSRVVGSSRDPLSPEDLSVLNRLRTTRHCSLAEATRLLPALYRAFGRQHGVVREDDYHQLLSESAEMAWIATEGNSFNHLTDRVVDLEATVAEQNRRERPMKDSIEVSGSGRVMQTAYKACTVSRGLLNAEGVVVAHKVPGSFVEFIQRKIDPDNGKIDLNFDSSNAQGIFKMTDSKQG
- the azu gene encoding azurin, which translates into the protein MIRKLVAASVLILASGHLLAAECSVEVDSTDQMTFTTKAIEIDKSCKQFTVNLKHSGSLPKVVMGHNLVISKYDDMSQIATDGMSVGIDKDYLKDGDARVIAHTKVIGGGEKDSVTFDVSKLDPAEKYGFFCSFPGHIGMMKGTVTLK